Genomic segment of Cydia fagiglandana chromosome 16, ilCydFagi1.1, whole genome shotgun sequence:
CGAGCCTCCACAGGACGTCGATGTCTGACAGGCGGCACACATCGGCCGCGTGTAAGATACCGTATTCCGCCTGCGAGCAGCGAGCCCCCACAGAACGTCTATGTCTGTCAGATCACGAGTTCAGTGGCAGGAGCCGTAAGTTGCAAAGGAACGCGCTAATTACATACTCGTATGAGATGCCCGACACGCGACGACGGCAGTTTGAACTTTTATAAAGTGATTTTAATACTTACAAAATGTGTACCCAGTGAAACAAACTCTTCTACGTATTACCTAGTATATAATTAAGTAATTGGTACCTCTAGTAGGCTTCTTAAGTGTATATAATCATTATCAACAAACTTCACTGGACCTGGAGATAGCGCATACGCTAAATTATTGTAGGGAACTATTGCAACAGTGCCAGCTTGTGTGAAGCAACAGTGCACAGTACATAGTATTGCACAATCGGGTGAGTCCTCTGTCACTAGAATAGCAATGTGGGTGAAGTGAATACCAAAttactgttaccacttttaatatttttctatGAAAAATTTGTACATACATGTGTAAGAATtataacaaacaataaaaaaatataacaataccAACACCTAATGCTTATGATTTCTAAATAATTGAACTggaaatactttattcataagAGCTATCATATTTCATTTAATGTACAATTTATGGCCTGTAATATTTGAGTTTTTTCACTATAATTACTGTGttctatttttaattcaaattggATACCCCTTTCACAAAAATGCAAATTTGAAAGCTGTTATATGGCCACCAGATTATATATATCAgtcttttatatacatatttaccttTATATTGCACTTTTCTAGTTATGTCCAAAAGAAGTAAGAACATTTAACCCTTTATAGGTCACACTTAGATATAACATCATATTTTTTCTTAGGCTGAATTTTTAGGACTTTAAAGAGGCAATGAGGCTTAAATCAGGTATTTTTTAATCTGGACCATTAACATGTTTATTGCCATGACATGAGCATCACCAGTGGGATCAAAACCTGGGAGCACAGGAATACTGTTGGTGTAGTATGGTGGGCAGCCAACATGTTACAGGGTGAATGGTCACTACTTGTTTGTTTACTAATAGTGCCACTAACTACTAGTACTTGCAGCAAAATACTTGTGTACGGACTCTATCATACTCTCGGCGCGGGGCTTTTCCGCCACTCCCGCAATCTCTACGCCCAAGTTCTCAATCTTATGTGCAGTGGAGTTCCCAATGGCAAAGTATGGCAGGTCGGTCAGCCGGTTGCTGAACGTCTGCAGCTGCCGGTGGATGTACTCACAGCCCGAAGGGCTGAAGAACACCATACAGCACGGGTCATGTGCAGACCCATCCAGCTCCATCAAATCTGCTTTTAAATTTTCATTCTCCTTAGTCTCATAAACAGTTAGTGAGTCTACCAAAATACCTTTAGATTGAAGGATGGTCGGGAGGGTTTCAGATCGTAAATTTCCGCAGGGGAACAAGAATTTGCTAGAGCTCGCATTTTCTTTCACAATGATCTTGGCGAGGTTCTCAGCATTGCCGGCAGTGGCGCCTCGGGCGTCGAGGCCGAGCAGGAGCTTGATCTTGTGCGCGGTGGCGTCGCCGACGGTGTAGACGCGGCGCGCGCTCCAGGCCACGAAGCGCGCGGGGTCCCAGCAGCGCGCCACCGCCTCGGCCGCGCGCGCGCTCGTGAGCACCAGCCCCGCGTACTCGCCGCGCAGCGCCGTGCCCAGCGCCTCCAGGTTCACGCACGTGAACTGTAGAGGCTCTACGAAGATCGCCTCATAGTTGTGCTCGCGGAAGGCGCGCTCGTACTCCTCCGACGCGCCCTTAAACAGCACCACCTTCTTCATTGCGTCGACTCAGCTGGCGCTCCTTTGTGTCGCGCGGCCCATGACAGGTGACCCTGAGGAACGAGGAAATACCGTGAGAATATTTGCGACGTAACTGAATTAATGAGGCGACCGCGAAACTACTTGTAAATAAAGCTCTAGTTACGGACGATACCAAAAGTGCTGTTTTAAATAATAAGTAAGCTAGGGAAATAACAATTTGTACTTACGTTTTTTTGAGTTCCGTTCGGCCCAGTAGTTTTTTagataaaaaagaaaattgaaAGTTTTGAATATCCTTTGTAATTTGACGCTTCCGTCTTTCCTCAAACCCCAGTGACAAAGTGACAGTGACACACATTTGACAgctcgatttttttttatttcatataagTTGTTCAAGTTTCTTTTGAAACCGCAAGTTACAGTGTAGTCTCTTCGAACGCGCGAGTCAACGTCTACGTTTCGTTTCACGGTTCTTTCGTTATGACGCTGTCATGTTACTTCTCAAACCGGAGAGGAAAAAATCTTGTCACTATTTTATAACGACAACCAGATAAATTTTgacctaaataataataaattatattttaaagtataCCAAGATAATTTATGTTTGCTTCACGGTCGAGTTATCGCTGACTTTGTCAGGCAGCCTGCTGAGCAGCGGACTCGATGGCGCTGCACTGCCTGCCTTGCAGTAGCAGCGCGTTGTGGGTGCTGTCGGCGGCGTTCGTGTTGCTGTCTGTGCCAACTTCCTACATTCTACCAAACAAATCATTAAAAGATGTTATTGCCGTAAGAGAGAACGGCGCACTTAACCTAGATGTCGGATCACCGGAGAATTCCTCCACGATTGAATTTTTTCAATCGTATTATAAATCTGCAGATCTTTTACCACATATTATAATGATCATCATCGGCATCACTGTTTACCTTTTCGAGTGGATACACAGAAAACTAATGGAGAGAAGGATACTGAAGGTAAAGGAGCCTCCCTCTCTTTAAAATGTAGATGTGGCCCTAACGACCCTGGCGGCAAGTAGGGATGTCATAACTTTCCGCGGAGGCATTTGTGAACTCTAACTTCGCCAACGGGGGTAAATTATTTGGCAAGAAGTTTGACGAAGCAATTTGTAAGTTGGACCTTTAGGTGCGTCGCTAAATTGGGGAAAGATATCTCGAAGTTCGCTCGCCCGCGACCAAGTTGAGTCGCTGCTCACATATTTTGCATAAACATCTTTCATTAGGAGATTAATTAAGATCCCCATCTACATCACAATGGTTTTAGCCAAGGTCAGACATAAACGTAGAAAAACATTTAGTATTTTAGGGTTGCGAAATATAGAGATGTGTTGACCCGATAAGGTCCCCTTGCCCTGGACTAAAAAAAGGCGGTCCTAGGCTCGTTTTGCCTATATACTTATGAAGAGAGGCTCTCTCTTTAAATCTATACGGATTACTGCACCTATCCTTTTGCCGAATACTTTGTAAAAGGGACAGGCAAAAAGTAGCACGGTAAAACCCGTGATAGTGAGACCCTTCATCTCTTGTCCATCAGCTCCGTACGTTTCTGGGCACGTCGCTGGAGCGCCTGCGCGAGGCGGACGCGCGGCGCGAGCAGCTGGAAGGCACGCTGAAGCTTGCGCGCGGCGCCTCCGCCGAGTATAACCTTCTTGTGTTCCTGCTGCTGCGCGCAAGAGACGACGATGAAAAGCTACAACTCTGAACTCGGAGAACATCTATCCTTTTTCAGGACACTTTCTGCTAAGAGGGACAGAGAAAGGAATGATTTCTCTGTTCCTTATAGCAGATAAGTATCCGGTGAAAGGATAGAAGTTTAGAGTTAGCAGCGGAATACCTACTGAGCGAAGACTTCAAAATAATTGTAAGCTTTTTTCAATTTACAGGAGACGTGCGGATCATTTTGTGGTGcagtcatctgcaataatatTAACCTCCTGCAGCCATCTGCATTAACCTGAGTGCGTTATTATTATttgatccgatatcggatgtcggatgaGCCTTGGACAAGGACCGCTGCCCCCCATGGTATTAAGTTATTTTAGCTTTGCATTAAAGCTTGCCTTTTATAAAAGGCactgtttatattttgtttctttGTGATAgtatccgacatccgatattgGATCGGATATTGTGAAAACGTTCTCAGGCTGGATACATTAACTAACGTAGTATTATCGCAAATGGTTACAATCGAGACttgctagcatgagttgcatTCTAGCGCGAGAACTCGTGTTCGAGaatgcaactcatgctagacggtCTGATCTTCAACGTCTTGATGGTAAATAGGTAAGTGTTTCGGTGCTCtaagtaaatattatcaaactgcacaacgggacttaatcgcgtatttaagttttaagataagaccacggggacaacgccgtcctcgaaacgtcggaggtaaatcttaaaacttaaatacgcgattaagtcccgttgtgcagtttgataatgtttaataatcgtgaaagtttaaatcagtgctCTAAGTAAATGTTTGTTTCGTGGTTTTTATAGCGCAATGctgtttattttaatgtaaattatcgtattacagtttttatttaatttaactcAACTCCGCTGTTTTGAATATTAGCCATTGTagttaaatgtgacgttccactggtAAAAgtgatccctcaaagggataagttcgcctttataCTTCTTgctaataagctaattgtatgttatttttaatatgtctttttgtacagtaaagagtttactactactactgctactaaaagtaagtacctaccttatggcggttaaaggttccgtgggacgtcacaaatatccCTTTAAATCAACCGAAACCATGGAAGAAATTTTTGTCCTTTTAAGGTTAAAAactaaacaagtgcgagtcggactcgcgcacgaagggttccgtaccataatgcaaaaaaaaaaaacggtcacccatccaagtactgaccactcccgacgttgcttaactttggtcaaaaatcacgtttgttgtatgggagccccatttaaatctttattttattctgtttttactatttgttgttatagcggcaacagaaatacatcatctgtgaaaatatcaactgtctagctatcacggttcgtgagatacagcctggtgacagacggacggacggacggacggacggacggatggacggacggatggacggacggatggacggacggatggacggacggatggacggacggatggacggacggatggacggacggacggacggacagcgaagtcttagtaatagggtcccgttttaccctttgggtacggaaccctaaaaaggactaCAAAGGTCTGGATCGAAAGTGCTAGCGATTATGATGaataataatttggccaagtccgagatagctcgaggcatttagtgttccgtacggctaccatcagtttggcattgacataaacgatatcgtgaacgtaatttacttcctataggtatatctctttcgcactaatatgtcagtacgagcgagatgcatagaaagtaaattatgttcacgcccacggtagcgtttatgtcaatgccaaactgatggtagccgtaccgctcgcatcgttacattttacagaggttgtttgcctgtttttaggataccgtattcaactacacacacaaaacaatagtatagtaacagcaccagtcatgggacatttaagagaaaatctggagtatttatgatatttcccttatacatgtaaatggtctaccgcttagcgtgttaaaagatgaaaattctatccgtctttcatgttttaggcgtgttgtatcaaagatacagcaattagtttccacatatttaacaaattaaaactatgctttttttctccagtcatggacactaaagttccagtaatgggcccccggtaatggacgcgtggatccagtaatgggccccctataatggacattgctctatcagtataaaatattgaaatggggaataaattacggcaaaataaaacaatttttggtataagcttttatcgctgaatgtatttttctttacacagccaattattattgtattagatccatcgagacaattctaatataccctaacacaattagttagggtttaatgcgataaagttcccatggccacctcctgtctccatcatcagatcaggtccatgttatcataatattgcattatcatccgatttgcatacttaattacgtacttacacaaaatttcaactgaatcggaaatcggaaagtggctcaaattcagctaccaagattggacccacactaactaacagggcaagttaaataaaagtttgggaaaacgatattaatttatccgaagtccgagaatacctcctgattgacatatttcttaactacattttatttctgtattgtttaaacatgaaattatggcatagcaagcatcattctgtcatttgtcccatcataggaggtacgcagttttacagctcctataatgggattgggccaaataccactatttttttacatctgtggagtcacaacatagtgtgttgttataccttatctcatggtaaatgcaattaacaaaacacattttagttttcatcaagtattaattaattacaattttataaattaactcacctctcttagcgaagttgttaagaattcgtagtggttttttttttcagtgacacgacaacttttaggttgacgccaatttcttaaaaaacaaccaaatttaataaaacttcaaactgaaacagccctaggactcttatttgtgataatatacagccagtgtttataaactacgtttagatacttattttagaggaattatgtttttttgtcccattactggttccacgtccattattcggcccgaagcgtccaggatgttagtacttaaacacagaacaatagtataagtatctaaatgcgaaggccgaaggccaagctccgcgtagggccgaaggcccgaagcgtccaggctgtcagttctgtgtttaaccactgacatcttgcaggcttcgggccttcggccctacgcggagctcggcctccggccttcgcatttagacacttgtattaattacctgtgtttagaactgacctcctggatgcttcgggctttcggcccaatgcgacttcagcctttggatcttgcgacttagacacttgtacttaaaaatacttggaaaagttacgggaggcgcgcgtctgtcggacgcttcggatcttcgaatcgctccttcggcctttgcatttagttagattcttgtacagtcgacgtcaaatatatgtttacacttttcgccttattacaaagaagtaaggtccaaaagtgtaaacatatctttgacgccgactgtactattgctttgtgtttgaataccgaagtcgagcatctcgcgaatgcttgatgtattataataatttagagtaaggccaagcgcgcaccacgattttttgtcttgcgataattttgtcgcagaaatgcaacgtatgtgtttatatgttagtgcgcgcatcttcttcttcctcgcgttatcccggcatttcgccacggcttatgagagcctggggtccgcttgacaactaatcccatgatttgacgtaggcactagtttttacgaaagcgactgtcatctgaccttccaacccagagggtaaactaggccttattgggattagtccggtttcctcacgatgttttccttcaccgaaaagcgactggtaaatatcaaatgatatttcgtacataagttccgaaaaattcattggtacgagccggggtttgaacccgcgacctccagattgaaagtcgaacgctctcaccgctaggccaacAGCGcctgttagtgcgcgcatatgcgacaaaaaaatcgcagcgattttaaaattgtgatttgtcacatttttccgcgattgttcgcgacgcgattgtcgcaaagtgaattgcagcatgcggagttgtatggccccgcgcgcactatgataataaaatcgcaccccggccggacctcagtcggcatttcgctctccaaaccccaacatctcggcacctgcatctccaatggagtctcaaaatgagacgctagatgttgaccatttaattatggaaatagacggggatcacctttgtgttataaataatgctcaaagtcatacagcaatctcatattaaagacacgtttcatgataagcgactggtacgaaatccacgTTGAGagtgaacaaatcgtcgactttttcatcgcagtgcgcgcagtgaattttctgcaatatattacagcgcgattctaaaatcgtgtcgcaaaaattaatatcgtagtgcgcgcttggcctataataccttaaatgtgaatgaatgtgatgtgtgtgtcaatttgaatttagaactcattattattttttatttgattttgtttctagttctatgccatatatatagactttaatattatttagaactgctaaaaaaccagatcggcttactttaaatatttcgtcaattttacctttgtttctaaaaactgtgatatttaactgtcatatactattaatgtcttccaaaattattttctcgtaacaggactgagaggctaccgcgaaaaccgaaattcgcaatttgcggggatctttctcttttactccaatgaaggcgtaattagagtgacagagaaaaatgctcgcaatttgcgaacttctattttcgcggttatagccctgaatcttgttgctcaccgatccgttcaaaaatatacataagtactgaatataattaatagatattataattatacaattaatacagaaatgtaacggtacttaatgaaaaggaatattgtgtatattgtttcgacgaatcagatactctcaataaaatctatacatgaggccaaagctgttcataaatattaaatgactttattatctctatacgccttactaactctatgtgtcctattgtggaaaaaaaaaaacacaacgacagtcaagaacggaattcttaatttgaatttttcagatttttgagatgcctagtccattggttggaaagcccgttcgaaattgaaacttatttgctatataataaggtcgtattttgtagatctctctcatacttatagtaggctattgagataaaattaaatatcccacaaaaataagcaagcagaattaaactttgtgtcaaagacataagtcataaatttcaatgctaaagttttaactaaggatgtttctcgcctaatatgaattgaccagtgtaagcatcagttagctagccctaagcaaccaaaggtcaagctgcagttgaaaaactaataaagataaagttaagctgataattttcccgccgtctccatgcttctttaagttgggtattgactggtcagctgcctgttagctatagttttcgcgaaaatcgccaggacagaggtgaaaatttttgtatgaaaacttgcaactttaaatgcattttttgacgaaactattgcagtctaaaattaagtcaaaatcagtccatcgactcaattttttgcaagctttctaatggtaccccacacgattcttacaaatgaaaaaagtttcagcctacccctctcaaccaactaaatttccccctttaataagaaataagcagttttgacttatttacaatatgagtggtggtaattgctataactgttccaaattttaggtatctatgtcaaacggtctctgagaaaaacgtatttaactgatttgcaagaccgaagtgatcccataagtgttccgtaaacaaagttttgtacggaacactaaaaatcgaAACATAATTCAGTTTTACTGTTGTGTATAGCAAAATGGGAAACACTGTGTGCTCATACCAACTACTGGTAATGGGAAACATGCAATTCTTGCACTTCAACTCCGCTTCTACGCGTCTTAAATTACGGCTACATCTACTAACTACGACTAGGACTGCGTGTGTCTTTGCCGCGCCTTCTCTTGCAGCTCGAATATTCGCATCACAGACGAATACATTTCTCCGGAACCAGTATAACTAGAGTTGGGAAACTTGGGAATATTGGGAACAGCGCCATATATTTAAGTAGTCCAACTGTATTTGAAAGTACTTCACTAGAACTACatatagttaggtacctactatcatTTTGCTTATGATAAGAGTACATCCTAATGTATTGAAGCGAAGCCCTCATCACGCCCCAGTTTCTTATGATCTTCCTCGAATCATTGGATTATCGAAGTCTCTTTTAGATCTAAAGCTTGGCTTAATATATTAACAATGTAAACCAAATTCGGATATAGATATTTTCTCAAATGTAATATAAATCTTCCAGTGACGGTCAAGTCATTTAATTGAATTTCGTAAGCGACTATCTGTtttgtgtaggtacataatgcTATCCAGTatccagggcccagttttataaaattacaagttacaggttacaagagtacaggctacaggcacctgtaatgcactgtgaacggctacaggtgttttataaatacacataaattattacagttgtaaagaaccacggtcaatctcgattacatgtgaaatctacaggtgtgaagg
This window contains:
- the LOC134672057 gene encoding uroporphyrinogen-III synthase-like — protein: MKKVVLFKGASEEYERAFREHNYEAIFVEPLQFTCVNLEALGTALRGEYAGLVLTSARAAEAVARCWDPARFVAWSARRVYTVGDATAHKIKLLLGLDARGATAGNAENLAKIIVKENASSSKFLFPCGNLRSETLPTILQSKGILVDSLTVYETKENENLKADLMELDGSAHDPCCMVFFSPSGCEYIHRQLQTFSNRLTDLPYFAIGNSTAHKIENLGVEIAGVAEKPRAESMIESVHKYFAASTSS
- the LOC134671664 gene encoding uncharacterized protein LOC134671664; this encodes MALHCLPCSSSALWVLSAAFVLLSVPTSYILPNKSLKDVIAVRENGALNLDVGSPENSSTIEFFQSYYKSADLLPHIIMIIIGITVYLFEWIHRKLMERRILKLRTFLGTSLERLREADARREQLEGTLKLARGASAEYNLLVFLLLRARDDDEKLQL